The Melospiza georgiana isolate bMelGeo1 chromosome 9, bMelGeo1.pri, whole genome shotgun sequence genome has a segment encoding these proteins:
- the SELE gene encoding E-selectin yields the protein MICLQFLSLLTYGLTVLQGVNGWTYHYSDTNMTYREAELWCRKKYTNLVAIQNKEEINHLNTFLPFNPGYYWIGIRKINGVWTWTGTNKELTEEARNWASGEPNGKGNNEDCVEIYIKRGKDDGKWNDEQCEKKKVALCYTASCNPSLCSGHGECIETINNYTCHCNPGFYGPECEFVESCDPLEKPDHGSLECHHPLGDFSYNSSCTVQCEEGYELTALESVHCTSAGLWSAPLAACKAVTCPALYVPAHGAVNCSQPSEQLTWGTTCEFSCEEGFTLTGAATLQCGSAGAWDRQQPQCAAVTCPALDVPAHGAVNCSQPSEQLTWGTTCEFSCEEGFTLTGAATLQCGSAGAWDRQQPQCAAVTCPALEVPAHGAVNCSQPSEQLTWGTTCEFSCEEGFTLTGAATLQCGSAGAWDRQQPQCAVIQCEALSSPEKGSMDCSHGAGMFTYNTSCHFSCLEGWSLNGSRVLECSPSGNWSASLPTCEASDQASYISVGIAATSASLLSTASFLLWLARRFRRKAKKFIPFRDWQETASEGSFQSAGENV from the exons ATGATTTGCTTGCAGTTCCTATCTCTTCTTACCTATG GACTCACAGTGCTGCAGGGGGTGAATGGGTGGACATACCATTATTCAGACACAAACATGACCTacagggaagcagagctgtggtgcAGAAAGAAGTATACCAACCTGGTTGCCATCCAGAACAAGGAGGAAATCAATCATCTCAATACCTTCTTACCCTTCAATCCGGGTTACTACTGGATTGGAATCAGAAAAATTAATGGTGTGTGGACCTGGACTGGAACTAACAAAGAACTGACAGAAGAAGCAAGAAACTGGGCTTCAGGGGAGCCAAATGGCAAAGGGAACAACGAGGACTGCGTGGAGATCTACATCAAAAGAGGGAAGGATGATGGCAAATGGAATGATGAGCAGTGTGAGAAGAAGAAGGTTGCCTTGTGCTACACAG cttcttGCAACCCATCTCTCTGCAGTGGCCATGGAGAATGCATAGAGACCATCAACAACTACACCTGCCATTGCAACCCTGGCTTCTATGGGCCTGAATGCGAGTTTG TTGAGAGTTGTGATCCACTAGAGAAACCTGACCATGGGAGCCTTGAGTGCCACCATCCATTGGGGGACTTCAGCTACAACTCGTCCTGCACAGTTCAGTGTGAGGAGGGCTATGAGCTGACTGCACTGGAGTCTGTGCACTGTacctctgctgggctctggtcTGCCCCCCTTGCAGCATGCAAAG CTGTGACCTGTCCTGCCCTGTACGTGCCTGCCCACGGGGCTGTGaactgctcccagccctcagagcagctcaccTGGGGAACCACCTGTGAGTTCAGCTGTGAGGAAGGATTTACCCTGACAGGAGCAGCTACCCTGCagtgtggctctgcaggggcctgggacaggcagcagccacagtgTGCAG CTGTGACCTGTCCTGCCCTGGACGTGCCTGCCCACGGGGCTGTGaactgctcccagccctcagagcagctcaccTGGGGAACCACCTGTGAGTTCAGCTGTGAGGAAGGATTTACCCTGACAGGAGCAGCTACTCTGCagtgtggctctgcaggggcctgggacaggcagcagccacagtgTGCAG CTGTGACCTGTCCTGCCCTGGAAGTGCCTGCCCATGGGGCTGTGaactgctcccagccctcagagcagctcaccTGGGGAACCACCTGTGAGTTCAGCTGTGAGGAAGGATTTACCCTGACAGGAGCAGCTACCCTGCagtgtggctctgcaggggcctgggacaggcagcagccacagtgTGCAG TCATACAGTGTGAAGCACTGAGCTCTCCTGAGAAAGGCTCCATGGATTGCTCCCACGGGGCTGGGATGTTCACCTACAACACCTCCTGCCACTTCAGCTGCCTGGAAGGATGGAGTCTCAATGGCTCTCGTGTTCTGGAGTGCAGCCCCTCAGGAAACTGGAGTGCCAGCCTGCCCACATGTGAAG CCTCTGACCAAGCCAGCTACATCTCTGTGGGCATAGCAGCCacctctgcctctctgctgtcCACAGCATCGTTCCTCCTTTGGCTCGCAAGGCGCTTCCGGAGAAAAG CAAAGAAGTTTATTCCTTTCAG GGACTGGCAGGAAACAGCCAGTGAAGGTAGCTTCCAAAGTGCTGGCGAGAATGTCTAA